Proteins encoded together in one Hylaeus volcanicus isolate JK05 chromosome 3, UHH_iyHylVolc1.0_haploid, whole genome shotgun sequence window:
- the LOC128873356 gene encoding uncharacterized protein LOC128873356 isoform X2 → MHCFLKSLELAKKINSMDSIDEFLNLVHGVPVYQQRFGLFGRIGDTEERSNAMQPVPAKCMPELQPVSLKPDDDPSAIYFPSCTRIKRCGGCCSHSLLSCQPIATEFRNFEVFVVAVDQTNGLSYKDKRIVPLEEHTKCVCDCRIKAEHCNEKQSYVKEECRCACNNVDEAEKCYTNNDTKVWNPELCTCFCRDELECSTGFYFDQNTCRCRQVPLSRTWFPVTKGTDYRFGQTQKPDNTPPVIVPLDATDPRRRPKEDPER, encoded by the exons aaatcgTTGGAGCTAGCCAAAAAGATCAATTCCATGGATTCGATCGATGAGTTTCTCAATCTTGTTCATGGCGTGCCTGTGTACCAACAGAGGTTCGGCTTATTTG GTAGGATAGGAGATACGGAAGAGCGCTCGAACGCCATGCAACCAGTTCCAGCAAAATGTATGCCCGAATTGCAACCAGTTTCTCTAAAACCAGACGACGATCCATCCGCAATCTATTTCCCGTCTTGCACGCGCATCAAAAGATGCGGAGGTTGTTGCAGTCATTCGTTGCTTTCCTGTCAACCGATCGCcacggaatttcgaaatttcgag GTATTTGTGGTGGCAGTAGATCAGACGAACGGACTGAGCTATAAGGACAAACGCATCGTGCCGCTAGAAGAGCACACGAAATGCGTGTGCGACTGCAGAATTAAGGCGGAG cattGCAACGAAAAGCAATCGTACGTGAAGGAAGAATGTAGATGCGCGTGCAATAACGTCGATGAGGCGGAGAAATGCTACACGAACAACGACACGAAAGTCTGGAATCCAGAGCTTTGTACCTGTTTCTGTAGAGACGAGTTGGAGTGTTCCACTGGATTTTACTTCGATCAAAACACGTGCAG ATGTCGACAAGTACCATTGTCTAGAACTTGGTTTCCAGTCACAAAAGGCACAGACTACAGATTTGGACAAACACAAAAACCAGACAATACACCTCCTGTTATAGTTCCATTGGATGCAACGGATCCTAGGAGACGTCCTAAAGAGGACCCAGAACGTTAA
- the LOC128873355 gene encoding uncharacterized protein LOC128873355, with the protein MMDEYTQAISFVNSYFALVDGLAYGLESHLSENVILDWFGRTIKGRKNVTAFMETHKVNSRHIFGNIVPSTCINYEKKRADRRTIFSYKNYDAREFRRSDVDVDNNENQNQPESSDQELPEMFSKDDVIKDFNQNEINTKGITAMHDTFYDLREGDLSNLFKLEISSTNIEEIEQSINRIKLEEEIAPTVKAIKRECGQGDGPVVAETSTIKYVEADGEIEFSRKHWKGDAWNAYSSATSGVHTWRRPCKLQIAYSISTDSPALESSRKSKSSTARFGQPKAKLPSLEEINEISNRLVPNTSDFGGFLKQLDFFEDRKDFLEIFGSEIAISDPCTPSLAPQYVDHKLIFNKPRANVDSCNDRNEKKFVFNYQIHLIIYDGSNKCRVNLLREFGRAKM; encoded by the exons ATGATGGATGAGTACACGCAAGCTATTTCATTCGTCAACAGCTACTTTGCCCTGGTCGATGGTCTCGCTTATGGTTTAGAAAGCCACCTCTCGGAGAATGTGATTCTCGATTGGTTCGGTAGGACGATCAAAGGCAGGAAAAACGTAACAGCTTTCATGGAAACGCACAAAGTGAATAGTCGGCACATATTTGGGAATATCGTACCCAGTACCTGTATCAATTACGAAAAGAAACGCGCGGATCG GAGAACGATCTTctcgtataaaaattatgatgcTCGGGAATTTCGACGCAGCGATGTCGACGTTGATAACAATGAGAATCAAAATCAGCCTGAATCATCCGACCAAGAATTACCGGAAATGTTCTCAAAGGATGACGTCATTAAAGATTTCAACCAAAATGAAATCAATACGAAGGGAATCACTGCGATGCACGACACATTCTACGACTTAAGAGAGGGTGATCTCAGCAATCTTTTCAAGCTTGAGATCTCGTCGACCAACATAGAGGAGATCGAGCAGAGCATTAATAGGATAAAATTGGAAGAGGAAATTGCACCAACCGTCAAAGCTATCAAGAGAGAGTGTGGTCAAGGAGATGGGCCTGTCGTCGCTGAAACTAGCACCATCAAATATGTGGAAGCTGATggagaaatagaattttcccGCAAACATTGGAAAGGAG ATGCTTGGAATGCGTATTCCTCGGCTACGTCTGGCGTTCACACTTGGAGGCGACCGTGCAAACTGCAAATCGCGTATTCCATTTCAACCGACAGTCCAGCCTTGGAATCGTCTCGTAAAAGTAAGAGTTCCACGGCACGTTTTGGCCAACCAAAAGCTAAATTGCCTAGTCTAGAAGAGATAAATGAAATCAGTAATCGGCTGGTACCAAATACGAGCGATTTCGGCGGTTTCTTGAAACAACTCGACTTCTTCGAGGATCGTAAAGATTTTCTAGAAATCTTTGGCTCCGAGATAGCGATCTCGGATCCCTGCACGCCGTCACTCGCCCCCCAATACGTGGATCACAAGTTGATCTTTAACAAACCACGCGCCAACGTGGACAGTTGCAACGATCGAAAtgagaaaaaatttgtttttaattatcaaatccatttaataatatacgaTGGCAGCAACAAGTGTAGAGTAAATCTTTTGCGCGAGTTCGGAAGAGCGAAAATGTAG